The Apus apus isolate bApuApu2 chromosome 21, bApuApu2.pri.cur, whole genome shotgun sequence genome has a segment encoding these proteins:
- the C21H1orf109 gene encoding ribosome biogenesis protein C1orf109 homolog has protein sequence MAALAAALRAWARAVAGQDAAWRAALAAWAPLLGSLAGLAAQMRAAQRVGWDRSALGAFAELRERLRRKQRGAAEALLEELGGRRAELRAVRDAVGAGAAAVWRLYEERAAELGLAGALRRGPRCPSLAEALEGLQDVERYYRHLYLESDLLLRRVSCDRLAEMEALPQTWERILERYRDDAVEDALLKISLFVDNQQELCCSPGS, from the exons ATGGCGGCGCTGGCGGCGGCGCTGCGGGCCTGGGCGCGGGCGGTGGCGGGGCAGGACGCGGCCTGGCGGGCGGCCCTGGCGGCCTGGGCGCCGCTGCTGGGCTCGCTGGCCGGGCTGGCGGCGCAGATGCGGGCAGCGCAGCGGGTCGGCTGGGACCGGTCGGCGCTGGGCGCCTTCGCGGAGCTGCGGGAGCGGCTGCGGCGGAAGCAGCGCGGCGCGGCCGAGgcgctgctggaggagctgggcgGGCGGCG GGCGGAGCTGCGGGCCGTGCGGGACGCGGTGGGGGCCGGCGCGGCCGCGGTCTGGCGGCTGTACGAGGAGCGGGCGGCGGAGCTGGGGCTGGCGGGGGCCCTGCGGCGCGGGCCGCGCTGCCCCTCGCTGGCCGAGGcgctggaggggctgcaggacgTGGAGCGCTACTACCGGCACCT GTACCTGGAGAGCGACCTGCTCCTTCGCCGTGTCAGCTGTGACCGCCTGGCCGAGATGGAAGCCCTCCCGCAGACCTGGGAGAGGATTTTGGAGCGCTACAGGGACGATGCAGTTGAAG ACGCACTTCTGAAGATCTCTCTGTTTGTGGACaaccagcaggagctgtgctgctcgCCAGGCTCCTGA
- the CDCA8 gene encoding borealin gives MAPPRRKAGAKARARKLAAFLKDFDREVRSRVEEVRTNGERLVKEAENLYNIAILRLPLALRELNWLDYFAKGGSKKVLEEAATADLEITEINKLTAEVIQTPLKVIKKVEKYKQVAEAIKEEAEPPLLPVAKKARHDSQCPSELGAENLHPRTAKGKASTKKVPVSRSRQPPSARGKRLSKRSSRNNFITPATGRIVDFCAPGGTSMVTPKFDSSLFKTPGLRTPKVNERVYTISANGSPLADGSDAFITLPVGGGESIRLTASDLTKRNLLHLNPEAQGVMKQLSVRLAQACSARTLR, from the exons ATGGCTCCCCCGAGGAGGAAGGCTGGCGCGAAGGCGCGCGCTCGGAAGCTGGCCGCCTTCCTGAAGGATTTCGACCGCGAGG TGAGGAGCCGGGTGGAGGAGGTGCGGACCAACGGGGAGCGCCTGGTCAAGGAGGCGGAAAACCTTTACAACATCGCGATCCTGCGGCTGCCGCTGGCGCTGCGCGAGCTGAACTGGCTGGACTACTTCG CTAAAGGAGGAAGCAAAAAGGTTCTGGAAGAGGCAGCCACG gcAGACTtggaaataacagaaataaacaagttAACAGCAGAAGTTATCCAAACGCCTTTAAAAGTCATCAAGAAAG TGGAAAAATACAAGCAGGTTGCTGAAGCTATTAAAGAAGAAGCAGAACCTCCTTTGCTTCCTgtggcaaagaaagcaagaCATGACAGCCAGTGTCCTTCAGAGCTAGGAGCTGAAAACCTTCACCCGAGGACTGCAAAG GGGAAGGCATCCACTAAAAAGGTGCCAGTGTCCAGGAGCAGACAACCTCCTTCAGCGAGAGGGAAGCGCCTGAGCAAGAG ATCAAGCAGAAACAACTTTATCACTCCAGCTACTGGTAGAATTGTCGATTTCTGTGCTCCAGGAGGCACCTCCATGGTCACACCCAAATTTGATTCCAG CCTTTTCAAGACCCCGGGTCTGCGCACGCCCAAAGTGAACGAGCGTGTTTACACCATCTCTGCCAACGGGAGCCCCCTGGCTGACGGCAGCGATGCCTTCATCACCCTCCCTGTGGGAGGAGGGGAG AGCATTCGTTTAACAGCAAGTGATTTGACCAAGAGGAATCTTCTTCATCTGAACCCAGAGGCCCAAGGAGTTATGAAGCAGCTCTCA GTTCGTCTTGCACAGGCCTGCAGTGCAAGGACCCTCAGATGA